A portion of the Natronococcus sp. AD-5 genome contains these proteins:
- the thsA gene encoding thermosome subunit alpha: protein MGNQPLIVLSEDSQRTSGKDAQSMNVQAGKAVAESVRTTLGPKGMDKMLVDSSGNVIVTNDGVTLLSEMEIDHPAADMIVEVAETQEDEVGDGTTSAVVIAGELLSQAEDLLDQDIHATTLAQGYREAAEEATEALEEVAIDVDEDDEEILQQIAATAMTGKGAESARDLLAGLVVDAVQSVADDNDVDTDNIKVEKVIGGSIENSELVEGVIVDKERVSENMPYFAEDANVAIIDGDLEIKETEIDAEVNVTDPDQLEQFLEQEEAQLREMAEQVADVGADVVFVDGGIDDMAQHYLAQEGIIAVRRVKSSDQAQLARATGARPVTSVDDLSEDDLGFAGSVAQKEIAGDQRIFVEDVEDAKAVTLILRGGTEHVIDEVDRAVEDSLGVVRTTLEDGKVVAGGGAPEIELSLALRDYADSVGGREQLAVEAFADALEIIPRTLAENAGLDPIDSLVELRADHDAGDAASGLDAFTGDTIDMAGEGVYEPLRVKTQAIESATEAAVMLLRIDDVIAAGDLAVADDDEGEEMPPGGGGMGGGMGGMGGGMGGMM, encoded by the coding sequence ATGGGCAACCAGCCGCTTATCGTACTTTCGGAGGACAGCCAGCGAACCTCCGGGAAAGACGCGCAGTCGATGAACGTCCAGGCCGGAAAGGCTGTCGCCGAGTCGGTGCGCACCACGCTCGGCCCGAAGGGGATGGACAAGATGCTCGTCGACTCGTCGGGCAACGTCATCGTCACCAACGACGGCGTCACCCTCCTCTCGGAGATGGAAATCGACCACCCGGCGGCGGACATGATCGTCGAAGTCGCCGAGACCCAGGAGGACGAAGTCGGTGACGGTACCACCAGCGCCGTCGTCATCGCCGGCGAACTCCTGAGTCAGGCCGAGGACCTCCTCGACCAGGACATCCACGCGACGACCCTCGCTCAGGGGTACCGCGAAGCCGCCGAGGAGGCCACGGAGGCCCTAGAGGAGGTCGCGATCGACGTCGACGAGGACGACGAGGAGATCCTCCAGCAGATCGCCGCCACGGCGATGACCGGCAAGGGTGCGGAGAGCGCCCGCGACCTGCTCGCGGGGCTCGTCGTCGACGCCGTCCAGTCCGTCGCGGACGACAACGACGTCGACACGGACAACATCAAAGTCGAGAAGGTCATCGGCGGCTCGATCGAGAACTCCGAACTCGTCGAGGGCGTCATCGTCGACAAGGAGCGCGTCTCCGAGAACATGCCCTACTTCGCCGAGGACGCCAACGTCGCGATCATCGACGGCGACCTCGAGATCAAGGAAACCGAGATCGACGCCGAGGTCAACGTCACCGACCCCGACCAGCTCGAGCAGTTCCTCGAGCAGGAGGAGGCCCAGCTGCGCGAGATGGCCGAGCAGGTCGCCGACGTCGGCGCCGACGTCGTCTTCGTCGACGGCGGCATCGACGACATGGCCCAGCACTACCTCGCCCAGGAGGGCATCATCGCCGTCCGTCGCGTCAAGTCCAGCGACCAGGCCCAGCTGGCCCGCGCGACCGGCGCTCGTCCCGTCACGAGCGTCGACGACCTGAGCGAGGACGACCTCGGCTTCGCCGGCAGCGTCGCCCAGAAGGAGATCGCCGGCGACCAGCGCATCTTCGTCGAGGACGTCGAGGACGCCAAGGCCGTCACCCTGATCCTCCGCGGCGGCACCGAGCACGTCATCGACGAGGTCGACCGCGCCGTCGAGGACTCGCTGGGCGTCGTCCGCACGACGCTCGAGGACGGCAAGGTCGTCGCCGGCGGCGGCGCACCCGAAATCGAGCTCTCGCTGGCGCTGCGCGACTACGCCGACTCGGTCGGCGGCCGCGAACAGCTGGCCGTCGAGGCCTTCGCGGACGCGCTCGAGATCATCCCGCGCACCCTCGCCGAGAACGCCGGGCTGGACCCCATCGACTCGCTGGTCGAGCTGCGCGCCGACCACGACGCCGGCGACGCGGCGTCCGGACTGGACGCCTTCACCGGCGACACGATCGACATGGCCGGCGAGGGCGTCTACGAGCCCCTGCGCGTGAAGACCCAGGCCATCGAGTCTGCAACCGAAGCCGCCGTCATGCTGCTGCGCATCGACGACGTCATCGCCGCCGGCGACCTCGCCGTCGCCGACGACGACGAGGGCGAGGAGATGCCGCCGGGCGGCGGTGGTATGGGCGGCGGCATGGGCGGCATGGGCGGCGGTATGGGCGGCATGATGTAG
- a CDS encoding MFS transporter — protein MNRPYYGWVVVVACFLATFVVFGLSYSFGVFLEAMLAEFDRSRGVTTIAFGVQTFLLYVGAVAVGVAVDRYGTRRTLLAGGALVCTGLVLTSRATSFATVVLAFGVVTGIGLSAVYVVAYATVPRWFDRRAGLAGGVASAGLGIGMLVVAPAATALVDRVGWRSSFLVLAAAVAVLVLVAAALIRDEPTTEPVPDAEFAAGDPALEDGGSPTLREQFGDVLAVARSPSFGLLFVGWVSIYTTMYVVFVHLVVYATDIGLSRAVGATAIAVIGGANAVGRIGIGHLADRLGRVRVFAGCSAVMGVATLALPALETLGGFVAFALVFGLAYGGNGALLAPLTSDLFGRANINAVFGLISGAFAVSGLLSPYLAGVGYDVLGTYEPTFVATGTAALVGAAAVLAAGRRRADTDRRRGSEPDSHTG, from the coding sequence ATGAATCGACCGTACTACGGCTGGGTCGTCGTCGTCGCGTGCTTTCTGGCCACGTTCGTCGTCTTCGGCCTCTCGTACTCGTTCGGGGTCTTCCTGGAGGCGATGCTCGCCGAGTTCGACCGCTCGCGGGGCGTGACGACGATCGCGTTCGGCGTCCAGACGTTCCTGCTGTACGTCGGCGCCGTCGCGGTCGGCGTCGCCGTCGATCGATACGGAACGCGGCGCACCCTCCTCGCGGGCGGCGCGCTCGTCTGCACCGGCCTCGTGCTGACCAGCCGGGCGACGTCGTTCGCGACCGTCGTGCTCGCGTTCGGCGTCGTCACCGGGATCGGACTGAGCGCCGTCTACGTCGTCGCGTACGCGACGGTTCCGCGGTGGTTCGACCGGCGGGCGGGGCTCGCCGGCGGCGTCGCCTCGGCCGGCCTCGGGATCGGCATGCTCGTCGTCGCACCCGCGGCGACCGCGCTCGTCGATCGCGTCGGCTGGCGGTCGTCGTTTCTCGTGCTCGCCGCCGCCGTCGCCGTCCTCGTGCTCGTCGCGGCCGCCCTGATCCGCGACGAACCGACCACCGAACCGGTCCCCGACGCGGAGTTCGCCGCCGGCGATCCGGCGCTCGAGGACGGCGGATCGCCCACGCTTCGCGAACAGTTCGGCGACGTCCTCGCGGTCGCGCGTTCGCCGTCGTTCGGCCTGCTCTTCGTCGGCTGGGTGTCGATCTACACGACGATGTACGTCGTGTTCGTCCACCTCGTCGTCTACGCCACCGACATCGGGCTATCGCGGGCGGTCGGCGCGACCGCGATCGCCGTCATCGGCGGCGCGAACGCCGTCGGACGGATCGGTATCGGACACCTCGCCGATCGGCTCGGTCGAGTTCGCGTGTTCGCCGGCTGCTCGGCGGTGATGGGCGTCGCGACGCTCGCGCTGCCGGCGCTCGAGACGCTGGGCGGGTTCGTCGCCTTCGCACTCGTGTTCGGCCTCGCCTACGGCGGCAACGGAGCGCTGCTCGCCCCGCTGACGAGCGACCTGTTCGGCAGGGCCAACATCAACGCCGTCTTCGGACTGATCTCGGGAGCCTTCGCGGTCTCCGGGTTACTGTCGCCGTACCTCGCCGGGGTCGGCTACGACGTCCTCGGCACGTACGAGCCGACGTTCGTCGCGACCGGTACGGCGGCGCTCGTCGGCGCGGCAGCGGTGCTCGCCGCCGGGCGACGCCGGGCGGACACCGACCGTCGTCGCGGTTCGGAACCCGACTCGCACACCGGCTGA
- a CDS encoding short-chain fatty acid transporter, which yields MATADTNVPLLERVGERLADWVERWMPSPFLFAILLTYIVYLVGLVATPSGPVDLVEHWYGGFWSFLEFAMQMTLILMTGFVVAYHPRVNAFLTRLTELPSNGKQAVVLVGVFAMVLGWIHWGLSLILGAVLAREMGKTARENGIAVHYPLVCVAAYMGLGLTWHWGLSGSAPLLLATPENEFIQAGIVADPVPITTTVLHPFALTLAALSIIYASLVLYLLAPSPERSKGIEEYVSEDELLESATDGGATDDTAAETATGSAADGPVPAERIDNSRVLGGVIALTGVAVVGYNLVFAGLDVLDINFVNFAVLFVGLLVYQRPARYRERFGEAATAAAGIILLFPFFAGIQGMMADSGLATLVAEELLAISTPETFPVIAWLAAGIVNAFVPSGGGEWIVLGPSVLEAAEVHGVPFGHATMAYAVGDAHTNLLNPFWAIPLLAITKIKAREMFGYGIAVLLALFPFLAVALYLVPY from the coding sequence ATGGCAACTGCTGACACGAACGTGCCGCTGCTCGAACGAGTCGGCGAACGGCTCGCCGATTGGGTCGAACGGTGGATGCCCAGTCCGTTCCTCTTCGCGATCCTGCTGACGTACATCGTCTACCTCGTCGGTCTCGTCGCGACGCCGTCGGGCCCGGTCGACCTGGTCGAGCACTGGTACGGGGGCTTCTGGAGCTTCCTCGAGTTCGCCATGCAGATGACGCTGATCCTGATGACGGGCTTCGTCGTCGCGTACCATCCGCGCGTGAACGCGTTTCTGACGCGGCTGACGGAGCTGCCGTCGAACGGCAAGCAGGCGGTCGTGCTGGTCGGCGTCTTCGCGATGGTGCTCGGCTGGATTCACTGGGGACTGAGCCTGATCCTCGGGGCCGTGCTCGCCCGCGAGATGGGGAAGACGGCCCGCGAGAACGGCATCGCGGTCCACTACCCGCTGGTTTGCGTCGCCGCGTACATGGGTCTCGGGTTAACCTGGCACTGGGGCCTGTCCGGCTCCGCCCCGCTGTTGCTCGCCACCCCCGAAAACGAGTTCATCCAGGCGGGGATCGTCGCGGATCCGGTCCCGATCACGACGACCGTGCTCCACCCCTTCGCGCTCACGCTGGCGGCGCTCTCGATTATCTACGCGTCGCTCGTACTCTACCTGCTCGCGCCCTCGCCGGAGCGCTCGAAGGGGATCGAGGAGTACGTCTCCGAGGACGAACTCCTCGAGTCCGCGACCGACGGCGGCGCGACCGACGATACCGCCGCCGAAACCGCTACCGGGTCCGCCGCCGACGGGCCGGTGCCGGCCGAGCGAATCGACAACAGCCGCGTCCTCGGCGGCGTCATCGCCCTGACGGGCGTTGCCGTCGTCGGCTACAACCTCGTCTTCGCGGGACTCGACGTTCTCGACATCAACTTCGTCAACTTCGCGGTGCTCTTCGTCGGCCTGCTCGTGTACCAGCGGCCCGCGCGCTACCGCGAGCGGTTCGGCGAGGCAGCGACCGCCGCCGCCGGCATCATCCTGCTGTTCCCGTTCTTCGCGGGCATCCAGGGAATGATGGCCGACTCCGGGCTCGCGACGCTCGTCGCGGAGGAGTTGCTCGCGATCTCGACGCCGGAGACGTTCCCGGTCATCGCGTGGCTCGCGGCGGGGATCGTCAACGCGTTCGTTCCCTCCGGCGGCGGCGAGTGGATCGTCCTCGGGCCGTCGGTGCTCGAGGCGGCCGAAGTCCACGGGGTCCCGTTCGGTCACGCGACGATGGCCTACGCCGTCGGCGACGCGCACACGAACTTGCTGAACCCGTTCTGGGCGATCCCGCTGCTGGCGATAACGAAGATCAAGGCCCGCGAGATGTTCGGCTACGGCATCGCCGTGCTCCTAGCGCTGTTCCCGTTCCTGGCGGTCGCACTGTACCTCGTTCCGTACTGA
- a CDS encoding KH domain-containing protein, with translation MKHVKIPQDRIGVLIGEGGETMREIEAEAEVRLDIDSENGSVAVETVGDPVRGLKGPEIVRAIGRGFPPEEALQLLEDDMMLFDLVDIDAAARNTNDMKRKKGRLIGEGGRTRELMEELSGANVVIYGSTLGIIGTPPQVEAVRSAAEMLLDGAPHGAVYSFLEEKHNEMKHQGMQYHRFPGGES, from the coding sequence ATGAAGCACGTGAAGATTCCGCAGGACCGCATCGGCGTCCTCATCGGCGAGGGCGGCGAGACGATGCGCGAGATCGAGGCGGAAGCCGAGGTCCGACTGGACATCGACTCGGAGAACGGGTCCGTCGCCGTCGAAACCGTCGGCGACCCCGTTCGCGGTCTCAAGGGCCCCGAGATCGTCCGTGCGATCGGTCGCGGCTTCCCGCCCGAGGAGGCGCTGCAGCTGCTCGAGGACGACATGATGCTGTTCGACCTGGTCGACATCGACGCCGCCGCGCGCAACACGAACGACATGAAGCGAAAGAAGGGTCGCCTCATCGGGGAAGGCGGCCGCACCCGAGAGCTCATGGAGGAACTCTCGGGCGCCAACGTCGTCATCTACGGTTCGACGCTGGGGATTATCGGTACGCCGCCGCAGGTGGAGGCCGTCCGCAGCGCCGCCGAGATGCTCCTGGACGGAGCGCCGCACGGGGCGGTGTACTCGTTCCTCGAGGAGAAGCACAACGAGATGAAACACCAGGGGATGCAGTACCACCGGTTCCCCGGCGGCGAGTCCTGA
- a CDS encoding proteasome assembly chaperone family protein → MASEPRYEVSVSSDDSLEGTLVVGLSNVGLAGLTAVDHLIHQLEFERIGHVRARNFPTITPFANGTPRQAVRLYAAPEHDCCVLASEFVVPVWAAPTFADAVQNLVASSDIEEITIFHGVPVPHGPDEHALFYVATPEYRERRLDDAGIAPLRGGVLDGVPGEFANRSLIGELPPLGALITPIHPPGPDFEAALRFLAFLREGYGLAVEDEQLRERSEAMNRYYSELADRIETLESEGIAPEDRNRPVDRMFM, encoded by the coding sequence ATGGCGAGCGAACCTCGGTACGAGGTCTCCGTCTCGAGCGACGACTCCCTCGAGGGAACGCTCGTGGTCGGCCTCTCGAACGTCGGACTCGCGGGCCTCACCGCCGTCGACCACCTGATCCACCAACTCGAGTTCGAGCGGATCGGCCACGTCCGGGCTCGAAACTTCCCGACGATCACGCCGTTCGCGAACGGAACCCCGCGGCAGGCGGTCCGGCTCTACGCGGCCCCCGAACACGACTGCTGCGTTCTCGCCAGCGAGTTCGTCGTCCCGGTGTGGGCCGCGCCCACGTTCGCGGACGCCGTCCAGAACCTCGTCGCCTCGAGCGATATCGAGGAGATCACGATCTTTCACGGCGTGCCGGTTCCGCACGGTCCCGACGAGCACGCGCTCTTCTACGTCGCGACGCCCGAGTATCGAGAGCGGCGACTCGACGACGCGGGGATCGCACCGCTCCGCGGGGGCGTCCTCGACGGCGTTCCCGGCGAGTTCGCGAACCGGAGTCTGATCGGCGAACTCCCGCCGCTGGGGGCGCTCATTACGCCGATCCACCCGCCGGGACCGGACTTCGAGGCGGCGCTCCGGTTCCTGGCGTTTCTCCGCGAGGGCTACGGGCTCGCGGTCGAGGACGAACAGCTTCGCGAGCGCTCCGAGGCGATGAACAGGTACTACAGCGAACTCGCGGATCGGATCGAGACCCTCGAGTCGGAAGGAATCGCGCCGGAGGACCGAAATCGCCCCGTCGATCGAATGTTCATGTAA
- a CDS encoding calcium-binding protein — protein sequence MAKSALAAGALTLGTATIGTSVAGAQDGEEVAVFADNYYPGADFDVLARLETSTTVDTLQVDDETVPEISQPDEWNGHIIRYNIGGESGGITTFLYIRGASLSDGDSGTIAEDASVLSSDLNLLSTSVEAAGDGEEPADNETADNETAGNESGGE from the coding sequence ATGGCGAAGAGTGCCCTCGCGGCTGGTGCGCTCACGCTGGGAACGGCCACCATCGGCACGAGCGTAGCAGGTGCACAGGACGGAGAAGAAGTGGCGGTCTTCGCGGACAACTACTATCCCGGAGCGGACTTCGACGTCCTCGCACGGCTCGAAACGAGTACGACGGTCGACACACTACAGGTCGATGACGAAACTGTCCCGGAGATTTCACAGCCCGACGAGTGGAACGGGCACATCATCCGTTACAACATCGGCGGCGAGTCGGGAGGAATCACGACGTTCCTGTACATTCGCGGGGCGTCACTAAGCGATGGCGATAGCGGGACGATCGCCGAAGACGCGTCGGTGCTGAGTTCCGACCTGAACCTCCTCAGCACGTCAGTAGAGGCTGCCGGCGACGGTGAAGAGCCCGCAGATAACGAAACCGCAGATAACGAAACTGCAGGTAACGAAAGCGGAGGTGAGTAA
- a CDS encoding cupredoxin domain-containing protein codes for MVPDVKGGRARRRGLRRRRFIQAAAGSALVGLGGRSVAQGVREIRLDGDANGWVGQAPSAIDGETNPTLALEVGREYELTWTNVDGNTHDFAIEDENGDVVGPTNSVSEDGESQTVAFTAVEEMTGYYCTTHPGSMRGAIEFVAADDSEAVSVGDSDVRLVSSRDLTDENHEYFHAYRKRRAIEALLADPEVNEIVDDMISSYEAYDPYTNRLDAVSVQGSPDIEIEGGIDEGAFEVTVGERRVAYGLVDRESDELVALTITEPRDVSWTVSEGEEFDEAQLRRVIDDPRVQESVDIEGDDWYPLFTVAASITSARGIEHGGVNPVVLFVAADDALTAVVVYLDVREDEAGEVIDVAQVNRFVEDPPHELAATIVPADDTVLEAVPEVPFERRPWDTANDGIHRIEVPNEAFDRSGWRIEWEPPERHGVEIAASYRGTPAFARLDSPVTYTAYGLPERGDESILEWFFPDDEPVFDGELLLWDVHSTEFGGPGPLGVIEYPQTTRRPAGFRFRSHYQTGAQDAESQDHQSGYRFGQSSHEISYDFWADGTVVPVWRRQGPGFATEYATARNGDEDTNSDSGIGADVDGVTESGVSHHSVSAVTMDVTPGTTDGVEIERYDGTAWTTPETEFYQVGEPGMVVRFTNPEGTETIDLPLDYGTEVAVVRRSAGEIPERQRIESSAVESAFYHPAQYIGNEPIQGERVIVWLLLEAATRERPHPTGSTSFVTRASIELSDY; via the coding sequence ATGGTACCCGATGTCAAGGGCGGCCGGGCGCGCCGACGGGGATTACGCCGCCGCCGCTTCATCCAGGCGGCGGCCGGCAGCGCGCTCGTGGGCCTCGGTGGACGGTCGGTGGCCCAGGGGGTGAGGGAGATCCGTCTCGACGGCGACGCGAACGGCTGGGTGGGCCAGGCGCCGTCGGCTATCGACGGTGAAACGAATCCGACGCTCGCGCTCGAGGTGGGACGAGAGTACGAACTCACCTGGACGAATGTCGACGGGAATACTCACGACTTCGCCATCGAAGACGAGAACGGCGACGTCGTCGGACCGACGAACTCGGTGAGCGAGGACGGCGAGAGCCAAACCGTGGCGTTCACGGCCGTCGAGGAGATGACCGGCTACTACTGTACGACTCACCCGGGATCGATGCGCGGTGCGATCGAATTCGTCGCCGCGGACGATTCCGAAGCGGTGTCGGTTGGAGACTCCGACGTCCGACTCGTTTCGTCCCGAGATTTGACCGACGAAAATCACGAGTACTTCCACGCGTATCGCAAGCGGCGGGCGATCGAAGCGCTTCTCGCCGACCCGGAGGTGAACGAGATCGTCGACGACATGATCTCGAGTTACGAGGCGTACGATCCGTACACGAACCGACTCGATGCGGTTAGCGTCCAAGGGAGCCCCGACATCGAGATCGAAGGAGGCATCGACGAGGGAGCGTTCGAGGTGACGGTCGGGGAGAGGCGGGTCGCGTACGGACTCGTCGATCGCGAGAGCGACGAACTCGTTGCGCTGACGATCACCGAACCGCGGGACGTCTCCTGGACGGTCAGCGAGGGAGAAGAGTTCGACGAAGCGCAACTCCGCCGGGTGATCGACGATCCGCGCGTACAGGAGTCCGTCGATATCGAAGGCGACGACTGGTATCCGCTTTTCACGGTCGCCGCATCGATCACTTCCGCCAGGGGGATCGAACACGGTGGCGTGAATCCCGTGGTCCTATTCGTCGCGGCGGACGACGCGCTCACTGCCGTCGTCGTCTACCTGGACGTTCGGGAGGACGAAGCCGGCGAGGTAATCGACGTGGCGCAGGTGAATCGGTTCGTCGAGGATCCACCGCACGAACTGGCCGCCACCATCGTGCCTGCGGACGACACCGTCCTCGAAGCCGTCCCGGAAGTACCGTTCGAACGGCGGCCGTGGGACACCGCGAACGACGGTATTCACCGGATCGAGGTGCCGAACGAGGCTTTCGATCGTTCCGGGTGGCGTATCGAGTGGGAACCGCCGGAACGACACGGCGTCGAGATCGCCGCCTCGTACCGGGGAACACCGGCGTTCGCGCGCCTCGATTCCCCGGTAACCTACACCGCGTACGGTCTTCCGGAGCGAGGTGACGAGAGTATACTCGAGTGGTTCTTCCCGGACGACGAACCCGTGTTCGACGGAGAGTTACTGCTTTGGGACGTCCACAGCACCGAGTTCGGCGGGCCCGGACCGCTCGGGGTGATCGAGTATCCGCAGACCACCCGACGGCCGGCGGGATTTCGGTTCAGATCTCACTACCAGACCGGGGCTCAAGACGCCGAGAGCCAAGACCACCAATCCGGGTACCGATTCGGTCAATCTAGTCACGAAATCTCTTACGACTTCTGGGCGGACGGGACGGTTGTGCCGGTCTGGCGTCGACAGGGCCCCGGGTTCGCGACCGAGTACGCGACGGCCAGAAACGGGGACGAGGATACGAACAGTGACTCGGGTATCGGCGCTGACGTCGATGGCGTGACCGAGAGCGGCGTCTCCCACCACTCCGTCTCGGCGGTCACCATGGACGTCACTCCGGGGACGACGGACGGTGTCGAGATCGAACGCTACGATGGGACCGCGTGGACGACGCCCGAAACGGAATTCTATCAGGTCGGCGAGCCGGGAATGGTCGTCCGGTTTACCAACCCGGAGGGGACGGAAACGATCGATCTGCCTCTCGACTACGGTACGGAAGTGGCCGTCGTCCGACGAAGTGCCGGAGAGATCCCCGAGCGACAGCGGATTGAAAGTTCAGCGGTGGAATCCGCGTTTTACCATCCGGCGCAGTACATCGGAAACGAACCCATCCAGGGTGAACGCGTTATCGTCTGGCTCCTGCTCGAGGCTGCGACGCGGGAACGTCCCCATCCCACCGGGAGCACGTCGTTCGTCACTCGCGCTTCGATCGAGCTGTCCGACTACTGA
- a CDS encoding midas domain-containing protein — protein sequence MVSRSQKLGVALVALLVALSGGPALAGATAGAGDDAGDMGETSATLENVQVDTLELENVTVENATIEELNVEQLDADVQALQDELEQDGAAAENDTAAEDNATDAEGDVGNDTAADNATAGDQVTLSDIQVDSLSLENVSVEQSELEQDNETAGDGEDDPVAEEDNETGENGADTPANETDTEQNLIDGGADELTIQEVTIESMNVERLTIEDLTVGEDGDTEDVPAAEDNETAAEDNETVAEEDNETAAEDNETAAEDNETAPQEIQELTVEQFDVDEITVESMTVESVEEGDTGADGAAVEEDNVTEGDNETTADNATDENGAAAGDEAGETISQASAPSITVENATVETLTFGDASELEAVEGNGATASDEMNETDTGTDDETDAGDAENETKG from the coding sequence ATGGTTTCACGATCACAGAAACTCGGCGTCGCGCTCGTCGCACTGCTGGTCGCGCTTTCGGGGGGTCCTGCCCTCGCCGGTGCGACAGCAGGTGCAGGCGACGACGCCGGAGACATGGGCGAAACGAGCGCAACGCTTGAAAACGTACAGGTTGATACGCTTGAACTCGAGAACGTCACCGTCGAGAACGCGACGATCGAAGAACTGAACGTCGAACAACTCGATGCCGACGTGCAGGCGCTGCAGGACGAACTCGAGCAGGACGGTGCCGCCGCCGAAAACGACACCGCTGCGGAAGACAACGCTACCGACGCCGAGGGAGACGTCGGCAACGATACCGCCGCGGACAACGCCACCGCCGGCGACCAAGTGACTCTCTCCGACATTCAGGTCGACTCGCTGTCGCTCGAGAACGTCTCGGTGGAGCAAAGCGAACTCGAGCAAGATAACGAGACGGCTGGGGACGGAGAGGACGACCCCGTCGCCGAGGAAGACAACGAGACGGGCGAGAACGGCGCTGATACGCCGGCCAACGAGACGGATACCGAGCAGAATCTGATCGACGGAGGTGCTGACGAACTGACGATCCAGGAGGTCACGATCGAATCGATGAACGTCGAGCGGCTCACCATCGAAGACCTAACCGTCGGCGAGGATGGTGATACCGAGGACGTCCCCGCTGCTGAAGACAACGAGACGGCCGCTGAAGATAACGAGACGGTGGCTGAGGAAGACAACGAGACGGCCGCTGAAGACAACGAGACGGCCGCCGAAGACAACGAGACCGCGCCACAAGAGATCCAGGAACTAACCGTCGAACAGTTCGACGTTGACGAGATTACGGTCGAATCCATGACCGTGGAATCCGTCGAGGAAGGCGACACCGGCGCTGATGGCGCCGCGGTCGAAGAAGACAACGTTACGGAAGGTGACAACGAGACGACTGCTGACAACGCGACGGACGAGAACGGTGCCGCCGCGGGCGACGAGGCCGGCGAGACCATCTCGCAGGCATCCGCACCGTCGATCACCGTCGAAAACGCAACCGTCGAGACGCTCACGTTCGGCGACGCGAGCGAACTCGAAGCTGTCGAAGGTAACGGTGCGACGGCGAGCGACGAAATGAACGAGACGGATACCGGAACCGACGACGAGACGGACGCCGGCGACGCTGAAAACGAGACCAAAGGTTAA
- a CDS encoding metallophosphoesterase — protein sequence MNVGIISDSHDNVPAVERATEIFDEEGVEVVIHCGDFVAPPVLPYFDGFELHGVLGNNDGEISGLEAAFDSLGGESELHGRFASLEFDGLSFAVLHGESLAEVRALAAAEEYDFVCYGHHHQRELAEEGRTTLLNPGAHFPTVDDDHRTVAIVDTLSESVRFHALE from the coding sequence ATGAACGTCGGTATCATCTCCGACAGCCACGACAACGTTCCGGCGGTCGAGCGAGCGACCGAGATCTTCGACGAGGAGGGCGTCGAGGTCGTCATCCACTGCGGCGATTTCGTCGCGCCGCCGGTGCTTCCGTACTTCGACGGGTTCGAACTCCACGGCGTCCTCGGGAACAACGACGGCGAGATCTCCGGCCTCGAGGCGGCGTTCGACTCACTGGGCGGGGAGAGCGAACTCCACGGCCGATTCGCGAGCCTCGAGTTCGACGGGCTCTCCTTCGCGGTCCTCCACGGCGAGAGCCTGGCGGAGGTCCGGGCGCTCGCCGCGGCCGAGGAGTACGACTTCGTCTGCTACGGCCACCACCACCAGCGCGAGCTCGCCGAGGAGGGGCGGACGACGCTGCTCAACCCCGGCGCCCACTTCCCGACCGTCGACGACGACCACCGGACGGTCGCGATCGTCGACACGCTCTCGGAGTCGGTGCGATTCCACGCACTCGAGTAG